A single genomic interval of Cucumis sativus cultivar 9930 chromosome 5, Cucumber_9930_V3, whole genome shotgun sequence harbors:
- the LOC101218245 gene encoding probable E3 ubiquitin-protein ligase RHC2A — MSSMAAASSYWCHRCSHFVRVSNQDSVVCPDCNSGFVEQIEHPSRLVNVEAAPRRRFPAAAMYMIGNRSNSGQNLGSGLRRSRRNGGDRSPFNPVIVLRGPSDGSEAGESRRFELYYDDGGGSGLRPLPPSMSEFLLGSGFDRLLEQLSQIEMNGIGRFENPPASKAAIESMPTIQICENYLATESHCAVCKEAFELGTEAREMPCKHIYHCDCILPWLSIRNSCPVCRHELPSDNQNSLDAAESGENGGSVTSNGEENVGLTIWRLPGGGFAVGRFHGGRRGGERELPVVYTEVDGGFTNGGLPRRVSFASRGRGRERGRWGQMIRNMFACFGGSMRSIASTSNSTSDSGPSRSSRPLPHFNSEPRRRRTWSMEVNSGTISW, encoded by the coding sequence ATGTCGTCGATGGCGGCGGCGTCTTCCTACTGGTGTCACCGTTGCAGTCACTTTGTTAGGGTTTCTAATCAGGATTCAGTTGTGTGCCCTGATTGTAATAGTGGATTCGTTGAACAGATCGAACATCCCTCGAGGTTGGTGAACGTGGAAGCTGCGCCGCGGAGGAGATTTCCGGCTGCGGCGATGTATATGATCGGCAACCGCTCGAATTCGGGGCAGAATTTGGGATCTGGGCTGAGAAGATCTCGGAGGAATGGAGGGGATCGCTCGCCTTTTAATCCTGTGATTGTTCTTCGTGGGCCGTCTGATGGGAGTGAAGCTGGAGAAAGTCGTCGGTTTGAGCTTTATTATGATGATGGTGGTGGTTCTGGCCTGAGACCTCTCCCACCGAGTATGTCCGAGTTTTTGTTGGGGTCCGGGTTTGATAGGCTTCTGGAACAACTTTCTCAGATTGAAATGAACGGTATTGGGCGGTTTGAGAATCCGCCGGCGTCGAAGGCTGCTATTGAATCAATGCCCACTATTCAAATCTGTGAAAATTATTTGGCAACTGAGTCACACTGTGCTGTTTGTAAAGAAGCATTCGAATTGGGAACCGAAGCACGGGAGATGCCCTGTAAGCATATTTATCATTGTGATTGTATTTTACCGTGGCTTTCCATTCGAAATTCTTGTCCAGTTTGTCGTCACGAATTACCATCTGATAATCAGAACTCTCTGGATGCTGCTGAAAGTGGCGAAAATGGGGGATCTGTGACCTCGAATGGGGAGGAGAATGTTGGCTTAACCATTTGGAGGTTACCGGGTGGGGGGTTTGCGGTAGGGCGGTTTCATGGTGGCAGGAGAGGGGGGGAGAGAGAGCTCCCGGTTGTTTACACTGAAGTGGATGGCGGTTTTACTAATGGTGGTCTTCCTAGAAGAGTATCATTTGCTTCTAGAGGCAGGGGTAGGGAGAGAGGCAGGTGGGGCCAAATGATTCGCAATATGTTTGCTTGCTTTGGCGGATCAATGAGGTCAATTGCATCTACTTCAAACTCCACAAGTGATTCTGGTCCTTCAAGGAGTAGTAGACCACTTCCGCATTTCAATAGCGAGCCAAGGCGACGGCGTACATGGTCTATGGAGGTTAACAGCGGAACAATCAGCTGGTGA
- the LOC101205124 gene encoding glycerol-3-phosphate acyltransferase 5: MESVIAELEGTLLKSSDVFSYFMLMAFEASGLIRFALLLFSWPLIRLLEAAGMEELGLRLATFVAVFGVRKAEIESVSRAVLPKFFMDDLNINVWKVTSGFNKRVVVTKLPRVMVEMFVKEHLLADEVIGCELGFNRFGFATGLMEGGFGSAVDEICEVFDLGNGGRQPTMGLGRPSSCSSILDLCEEQMHSPLTIAQVRDHTPRHQDLRPSPVIFHDGRLVNRPTPATALLIILWVPLGIILAILRITIGIILPMWAIPYVTRLFGGKVIVRGHPPPPLSGNSTSGVLFVCTHRTLMDPVVLATVLRRKVPAVTYSISRLTEILSPIPTVRLTRIRHVDAEKIKRELSKGDLVVCPEGTTCREPFLLRFSALFAELTDRIVPVAMNYRVGFFHATTARGWKGLDPVFFFMNPRPVYEVTFLNQLPVEATCSAGKNPHEVANHVQRMLAASLGFECTNFTRKDKYRVLAGNDGTVSYVSLVDQLKKVVAKLKPFIHLI, encoded by the exons atggaGTCTGTAATTGCAGAGCTAGAAGGCACTTTGTTGAAGAGCTCTGATGTATTCTCCTACTTCATGTTGATGGCTTTCGAGGCCTCCGGTCTCATCCGTTTTGCGTTATTGCTCTTCTCGTGGCCACTCATACGTCTTCTTGAGGCAGCGGGGATGGAAGAGTTAGGGCTGAGATTGGCAACGTTCGTGGCAGTGTTTGGTGTTCGAAAGGCAGAGATCGAGTCGGTTTCGAGAGCAGTTTTACCGAAGTTTTTTATGGATGATTTGAATATAAATGTTTGGAAAGTGACAAGCGGGTTTAACAAACGAGTGGTGGTGACCAAGTTGCCAAGGGTTATGGTAGAGATGTTTGTAAAGGAGCATTTACTTGCTGACGAGGTCATTGGGTGCGAGCTCGGGTTTAATCGATTCGGGTTTGCGACGGGGCTTATGGAGGGAGGATTTGGTTCTGCTGTTGATGAGATTTGTGAGGTTTTTGACTTGGGTAATGGTGGAAGACAGCCTACTATGGGTTTAGGAAGACCTTCATCATGTTCTTCCATTTTGGATCTTTGTGAG GAACAGATGCACTCACCATTAACAATCGCCCAAGTTCGTGACCACACTCCACGTCACCAAGATCTCCGACCGTCACCGGTCATTTTCCACGACGGTCGCCTCGTCAACCGCCCAACTCCGGCCACCGCCTTGCTAATCATCCTATGGGTCCCACTCGGCATAATCCTCGCCATCCTCCGAATCACCATCGGCATAATTCTACCAATGTGGGCCATCCCTTACGTCACTCGCCTTTTCGGCGGAAAAGTCATCGTCAGAGGCCACCCCCCGCCGCCCCTCTCAGGCAACTCCACCTCTGGTGTACTCTTCGTCTGCACCCACCGCACCTTAATGGATCCCGTCGTCCTCGCCACCGTACTCCGCCGCAAAGTCCCCGCCGTCACCTACTCCATCTCCCGCCTAACCGAAATCCTTTCCCCAATCCCCACCGTGCGATTAACCCGAATCCGACATGTCGACGCGGAGAAGATCAAAAGAGAGTTATCCAAAGGAGACCTAGTCGTTTGCCCCGAGGGAACGACATGTCGGGAACCGTTCCTCTTGAGATTCAGCGCGCTATTTGCGGAACTAACGGATAGAATTGTACCGGTGGCTATGAATTACCGAGTTGGGTTTTTCCATGCAACTACGGCACGAGGATGGAAGGGGTTGGACccggttttcttcttcatgaACCCACGACCGGTGTATGAGGTGACGTTCTTGAACCAGTTGCCGGTGGAGGCAACATGCTCGGCCGGGAAAAACCCGCATGAGGTGGCGAATCACGTGCAGAGGATGTTGGCGGCAAGTTTGGGATTTGAATGTACGAATTTTACTAGAAAAGATAAGTATAGGGTTCTGGCGGGGAACGACGGAACGGTGTCGTATGTTTCGTTGGTTGATCAACTCAAGAAGGTGGTTGCCAAATTAAAACCCTTTATTCACCTTATTTAG